In Arthrobacter sp. B3I4, the following proteins share a genomic window:
- the rplI gene encoding 50S ribosomal protein L9 — MAKLILTHEVTGLGAAGDVVEVKDGYARNFLLPRNFALTWSKGGEKQVESIKTARAAREHASLEDAQKQAAALQAKPVKLVVKAGETGRLFGTVKQGDVADAVEAAGLGRIDKRKVELPAHIKSTGSYQANVRLHDDVSAVIELDVVAGK; from the coding sequence ATGGCAAAGCTCATTCTGACCCACGAAGTAACCGGTCTCGGTGCTGCTGGCGACGTTGTCGAGGTCAAGGACGGTTACGCACGTAACTTCCTGCTGCCCCGCAACTTCGCCCTGACCTGGTCCAAGGGTGGCGAGAAGCAGGTTGAGTCGATCAAGACTGCCCGCGCCGCCCGCGAGCACGCTTCCCTGGAAGACGCTCAGAAGCAGGCCGCTGCACTGCAGGCCAAGCCGGTCAAGCTCGTTGTCAAGGCTGGCGAGACCGGACGCCTGTTCGGTACCGTCAAGCAGGGCGACGTGGCGGACGCTGTTGAGGCTGCCGGCCTCGGCCGCATCGACAAGCGCAAGGTTGAACTGCCGGCTCACATCAAGTCGACCGGTTCCTACCAGGCCAACGTCCGTCTGCACGACGACGTTTCCGCTGTGATCGAACTCGACGTAGTTGCAGGCAAGTAG
- the rpsR gene encoding 30S ribosomal protein S18 codes for MAKAELRKPKPKSNPLKAADITVIDYKDVALLRKFISDRGKIRARRVTGVTVQEQRKIAQAIKNAREVALLPYSGAGRG; via the coding sequence ATGGCTAAGGCTGAACTCCGTAAGCCCAAACCAAAGTCCAACCCCTTGAAGGCCGCTGACATCACTGTCATCGACTACAAGGACGTAGCATTGCTGCGCAAGTTCATCTCCGACCGCGGAAAGATCCGCGCCCGTCGCGTCACCGGCGTCACGGTCCAGGAACAGCGCAAAATCGCACAGGCAATCAAGAACGCCCGCGAAGTTGCTCTGCTGCCTTACTCCGGCGCTGGCCGCGGCTAA
- a CDS encoding M18 family aminopeptidase, with product MPSSATAADHIQDLGAYVSASPSSFHAVHEAGRRLDAAGFTRLEELEPWNAEAVQDAAGKFYLIRDGALIAWVTPAGAGPTTGFNILGAHTDSPSFKLKPKPTTGKFGWLQAGVEVYGGPLLNSWLDRELQLAGRLVMLDGTEHLTATGPLLRFPQLAIHLDRAVNDGLVLDKQQHMNPVFGLGDPADSDLLGLLAERVDGATVDAAQIGGYDVVIADTQAPAVFGAKGEFFASGRLDNLSATHAGLAALIAHASGAVPENGPIALLAAFDHEEIGSASRSGACGPVLEDVLVRISEGLGATAGQRRQAFAASFCVSADAGHAVHPNYPERHDPANRPVLNGGPLLKINANQRYATDATGAALWSRLCTDAGIPYQEFVSNNVMPCGSTIGPLTATRLGIRTVDVGVPLLSMHSARELCGVEDPHRLATVTELFFRTACQAPPAF from the coding sequence ATGCCTTCCTCCGCCACTGCCGCAGACCACATTCAGGACCTCGGCGCGTACGTCAGCGCCTCGCCGTCGAGCTTCCACGCCGTCCACGAAGCCGGCCGCCGGCTGGACGCAGCCGGCTTTACCCGGCTCGAGGAACTGGAGCCCTGGAACGCTGAGGCAGTCCAGGACGCGGCGGGTAAGTTCTACCTCATCCGCGACGGAGCCTTGATCGCCTGGGTGACGCCGGCGGGCGCCGGGCCCACTACCGGCTTCAACATCCTTGGCGCGCACACGGACTCGCCTTCCTTCAAGTTGAAGCCCAAGCCCACCACCGGCAAGTTCGGCTGGCTGCAGGCGGGCGTGGAAGTTTACGGCGGGCCGCTGCTGAACTCGTGGCTGGACCGCGAGCTGCAGCTCGCCGGACGGCTGGTCATGCTCGACGGCACCGAGCATCTGACAGCCACCGGTCCGCTGCTGCGCTTCCCGCAGCTGGCCATCCACCTGGACCGGGCGGTCAACGACGGCCTGGTCCTGGACAAGCAGCAGCACATGAACCCGGTGTTCGGCCTTGGCGACCCCGCGGACTCGGACCTCCTGGGCCTGCTCGCGGAGCGGGTGGACGGTGCCACCGTCGACGCGGCACAGATCGGCGGCTACGACGTCGTGATTGCGGACACGCAGGCCCCGGCTGTCTTCGGCGCGAAGGGCGAATTCTTCGCCTCGGGCCGGCTCGACAACCTTTCCGCCACCCACGCCGGGCTGGCCGCCCTCATCGCCCACGCTTCCGGGGCCGTGCCGGAGAACGGACCGATCGCGCTCCTGGCGGCCTTCGACCACGAGGAAATCGGCTCCGCCTCGCGCTCCGGGGCTTGCGGTCCGGTTCTCGAAGACGTCCTGGTGCGCATCTCCGAAGGCCTCGGCGCCACGGCGGGCCAGCGCCGGCAGGCGTTTGCGGCGTCGTTCTGCGTTTCCGCCGACGCCGGGCACGCCGTCCACCCGAACTATCCTGAACGCCACGACCCGGCCAACCGCCCGGTCCTCAACGGCGGGCCGCTGTTGAAGATCAACGCCAACCAGCGCTACGCCACCGACGCCACGGGCGCAGCGCTGTGGTCCCGGCTCTGCACGGACGCCGGGATCCCCTACCAGGAGTTCGTGTCGAACAACGTGATGCCGTGCGGATCCACCATCGGCCCGCTGACCGCCACCCGGCTGGGAATCCGGACGGTCGACGTCGGGGTGCCGCTGTTGTCGATGCACTCGGCCCGCGAGCTGTGCGGCGTCGAGGACCCGCACCGGCTTGCAACGGTCACGGAACTGTTTTTCCGCACCGCCTGCCAGGCTCCCCCGGCTTTCTAG
- the rpsF gene encoding 30S ribosomal protein S6, giving the protein MRPYELMVIIDPEVEERTVEPSLQKFLNVITNDGGTIEKVDIWGRRRLAYEIQKKSEGIYAVVNFTAAPATAKELDRQLSLNETIMRTKITRPEEQKVVAE; this is encoded by the coding sequence ATGCGTCCTTACGAATTGATGGTAATCATCGACCCCGAGGTCGAAGAGCGTACCGTTGAGCCGTCGCTTCAGAAGTTCCTGAACGTCATCACCAACGATGGTGGAACCATCGAGAAGGTTGACATCTGGGGCCGTCGTCGACTGGCTTACGAAATCCAGAAGAAGTCCGAAGGTATCTACGCCGTGGTGAACTTCACCGCCGCGCCGGCTACCGCCAAGGAACTTGACCGCCAGCTGAGTCTCAACGAGACCATCATGCGCACCAAGATCACCCGCCCCGAAGAGCAGAAGGTTGTTGCTGAGTAA
- a CDS encoding bifunctional phosphatase PAP2/diacylglycerol kinase family protein: protein MRSLLGQTPRHLEKLDRKLVRALSRVPGGSHDDFFRRLSASANQGKLWLGIAAAMAIFPGKTRRAALHGVLAQGVASAVTNVVFKTLLPRTRPLPEHLPVFRFVHPQPTSSSMPSGHSASAAAFALGVGLIRPALGATLAPVAAGVAYSRVHTGAHWPSDVFFGSALGAGAALVTRKWWPVRPPFPAVRRTPVEAARLPDGEGLGIAVNTLGGSYASETAGALQEVFPKAYIKEISPDEDVAAEIEAVATRPGIVAMGVWGGDGTVGTAAAAALDHSLPLLVLPGGTLNHFARDAGIPSLQAAVDAATRGEAACADVGHVSVERGLPDSPEKLELTMLNTASIGLYPNLVRRREQLQPALGKPLAGVVAMFRTFAAGTPCTLVVDGVRHKLWILYVGRGRYYPRDHAPLVRPVLDDGVLDLRMITADESFARLRLLWSVLTGTVATSRITHLREASRIRVEPVGPTMVLAVDGEVMPGVRVVEFSVRHGRLVYYSPKLPD, encoded by the coding sequence ATGCGAAGCCTGCTGGGACAAACGCCGCGCCACCTCGAGAAGCTGGACCGGAAACTGGTCCGTGCCCTCTCCCGGGTGCCCGGCGGCAGCCATGACGATTTCTTCCGGCGGCTCTCGGCCTCCGCCAACCAGGGCAAGCTTTGGCTGGGGATTGCCGCCGCGATGGCGATCTTTCCCGGCAAGACCCGGCGGGCGGCACTGCACGGCGTACTGGCGCAAGGCGTTGCCTCCGCCGTGACGAACGTGGTGTTTAAAACACTGCTGCCCCGCACCCGCCCGCTGCCCGAACACCTTCCGGTCTTCCGCTTCGTCCACCCGCAACCCACCAGTTCCTCCATGCCCTCGGGGCACTCCGCGTCCGCCGCCGCCTTCGCCCTGGGCGTCGGCCTGATCCGCCCCGCCCTCGGCGCAACGCTGGCCCCGGTCGCTGCCGGCGTGGCCTACTCCCGGGTGCACACCGGCGCGCACTGGCCCTCGGATGTCTTCTTTGGCTCAGCCCTCGGCGCCGGCGCAGCATTGGTGACGCGAAAATGGTGGCCGGTGCGTCCGCCCTTCCCGGCCGTCCGGCGCACCCCGGTGGAGGCCGCCCGGCTGCCCGACGGCGAGGGGCTCGGCATTGCCGTTAACACCTTGGGAGGCTCGTATGCCAGCGAGACCGCAGGGGCCCTGCAAGAAGTATTCCCCAAGGCGTACATAAAGGAAATCAGCCCCGATGAGGATGTCGCTGCCGAAATCGAGGCTGTAGCCACCCGGCCCGGCATCGTCGCGATGGGCGTCTGGGGCGGTGACGGAACCGTGGGAACTGCCGCTGCGGCCGCCCTCGACCACTCGCTCCCACTGCTGGTCCTCCCCGGCGGGACGCTCAACCATTTCGCCCGCGACGCCGGGATACCTTCCCTGCAGGCCGCCGTCGACGCCGCAACCAGAGGGGAAGCGGCATGTGCCGACGTCGGCCATGTCTCCGTGGAGCGGGGGCTGCCCGACAGCCCGGAGAAGCTGGAACTGACCATGCTCAACACCGCCAGCATCGGGCTGTACCCCAACCTGGTCCGCCGGCGGGAGCAGCTCCAGCCCGCCCTGGGGAAACCGCTGGCCGGCGTCGTTGCCATGTTCCGGACCTTCGCGGCCGGGACGCCGTGCACCCTTGTTGTGGACGGGGTTCGGCACAAGCTTTGGATTCTTTATGTGGGGCGTGGCCGCTACTACCCCCGGGACCACGCCCCGCTGGTGCGCCCGGTCCTCGACGACGGCGTGCTGGACCTGCGCATGATCACCGCGGACGAGTCCTTCGCCCGGTTGCGCCTGCTGTGGTCGGTGCTGACGGGCACCGTCGCGACGTCCCGCATCACCCATCTGCGCGAAGCCAGCCGGATCCGGGTTGAACCGGTGGGTCCCACCATGGTGCTGGCGGTGGACGGCGAGGTCATGCCCGGCGTCCGCGTCGTGGAGTTCTCGGTGAGGCACGGCCGACTGGTGTATTACTCCCCGAAGCTGCCGGACTGA
- a CDS encoding single-stranded DNA-binding protein, whose translation MAGETTITVIGNLTNDPELRFTPSGSAVANFTIASTPRTFDRQSNEWKDGETLFLRASVWREAAENVAESLTKGMRVIVSGRLKSRSYETKEGEKRTVIELEVDEIGPSLRYANAKVNRTQRSGGGGAGNGGQGGFGGGNSGGFGGNSGGNQGGNSGGNWGGGNQPAQQDDPWATPGVSNAGGWGNGPDSEPPF comes from the coding sequence ATGGCAGGCGAAACCACTATTACGGTCATCGGTAATCTCACCAATGACCCCGAACTGAGGTTCACGCCGTCAGGTTCGGCAGTAGCGAACTTCACCATCGCTTCTACGCCCCGCACCTTCGACCGCCAGTCCAATGAATGGAAGGACGGGGAAACCCTGTTCCTCCGCGCATCGGTATGGCGCGAAGCAGCCGAGAACGTCGCCGAGTCCCTCACCAAGGGCATGCGCGTGATCGTTTCCGGCCGCCTGAAGAGCCGTTCCTACGAAACGAAGGAAGGCGAGAAGCGCACCGTCATCGAGCTCGAGGTCGACGAGATCGGCCCGAGCCTGCGCTACGCCAACGCCAAGGTCAACCGCACCCAGCGCTCCGGCGGTGGGGGAGCCGGAAACGGCGGCCAGGGCGGCTTCGGCGGCGGCAACAGCGGCGGTTTCGGTGGCAACTCTGGCGGAAACCAGGGCGGCAACTCCGGTGGAAACTGGGGCGGCGGCAACCAGCCCGCACAGCAGGACGATCCCTGGGCCACGCCCGGGGTCAGCAATGCAGGCGGCTGGGGCAACGGTCCGGATTCCGAACCTCCCTTCTAA
- a CDS encoding DUF1345 domain-containing protein produces MSTGSSSPSVAAPVRRSRLRFAVMLLAGLLAAAASGSGGRWVEAPAVGWSTAALTYVLWVWIRIGRLDARGTRAHATSEDPSHGVTDLMILAANMASLAAVAAVVLDSHNSDAGFRLAGGLLALASVALSWMLVQTLFTVRYAGLYYSTAPRAGSAEGGIDFNQDEPPQYTDFAYLATSLGMTYQVSDTALKNHAIRAEALKHSLLSYLFGTVILATTINLVVGLADS; encoded by the coding sequence ATGAGCACCGGATCTTCCTCCCCGTCCGTCGCTGCCCCGGTCCGCCGGAGCCGGCTCCGCTTCGCGGTGATGCTGCTGGCGGGACTGCTCGCCGCCGCCGCGTCCGGGTCGGGCGGGCGCTGGGTGGAGGCCCCTGCGGTCGGCTGGAGCACCGCCGCCCTGACGTATGTGCTGTGGGTCTGGATCAGGATTGGACGGCTCGACGCCCGCGGAACCCGCGCGCATGCCACCTCCGAAGACCCGTCCCACGGCGTCACGGACCTGATGATCCTGGCCGCCAACATGGCCAGCCTGGCCGCCGTCGCCGCTGTCGTGCTCGACTCACACAACAGCGACGCCGGCTTCCGGCTGGCCGGCGGCCTGCTGGCACTGGCCTCCGTTGCGCTGTCCTGGATGCTGGTGCAGACGCTCTTTACAGTGCGCTACGCAGGGCTCTACTACAGCACCGCGCCGAGGGCTGGATCGGCAGAGGGCGGCATCGACTTCAACCAGGACGAACCGCCGCAGTACACCGATTTCGCCTACCTTGCCACCAGCCTGGGCATGACCTACCAGGTGTCCGACACGGCGCTGAAGAACCATGCCATCCGTGCGGAGGCCCTGAAACACAGCCTGCTGTCCTACCTCTTCGGCACCGTCATCCTGGCCACGACCATCAACCTCGTGGTCGGTCTCGCCGATTCCTAG
- a CDS encoding ABC transporter ATP-binding protein has protein sequence MIEARGLTKIYGDKTAVAGVDFIVEPGRVTGFLGPNGAGKSTTMRMIMGLDRPTSGSVTVNGVPFARHHAPLRDVGALLDAKAVHTSRSAYNHLLAMAATHSIPKKRVHDVIEMTGLTEVARKKVGGFSLGMGQRLGIAAALLGDPQTVILDEPVNGLDPEGVVWVRNLVKFLASEGRTVFLSSHLMSEMAVTADHLIVIGRGRIIADAPIQQIITGKDQGRTRVRTDQPDLLLRALDGDGVSVSVQDTELLEVTGLQPRQIARAALEHQIMIYELTPLRASLEEAYMELTKDEVEYHSLITTGAQAPAQSGGH, from the coding sequence ATGATCGAAGCCCGAGGCCTGACGAAGATTTATGGCGATAAAACCGCCGTCGCCGGAGTCGACTTCATCGTCGAACCGGGGAGGGTCACCGGCTTCCTCGGCCCCAACGGAGCCGGCAAGTCCACAACCATGCGCATGATCATGGGATTGGACCGGCCGACGTCGGGCTCGGTCACCGTCAACGGTGTGCCCTTCGCCCGGCACCACGCGCCGCTGCGGGACGTCGGCGCACTGCTGGACGCCAAAGCGGTGCACACCAGCCGCTCCGCGTACAACCACCTGCTGGCCATGGCCGCCACCCACAGCATTCCCAAGAAACGCGTCCACGACGTCATCGAAATGACCGGGCTCACCGAAGTGGCGCGGAAAAAGGTCGGCGGCTTTTCCCTCGGCATGGGCCAGCGGCTGGGTATCGCGGCTGCGCTGCTCGGCGACCCGCAGACCGTCATCCTTGACGAACCGGTCAACGGCCTCGACCCCGAGGGCGTCGTCTGGGTCCGCAACCTGGTGAAGTTCCTGGCCTCGGAGGGCCGGACTGTATTCCTCTCCAGCCACCTGATGAGTGAAATGGCGGTCACGGCGGACCACCTGATCGTGATCGGGCGCGGCAGAATCATCGCCGACGCCCCCATCCAGCAAATCATCACCGGAAAGGACCAGGGCCGCACCCGCGTCCGCACCGACCAGCCGGACCTGCTGCTGCGCGCGCTGGACGGCGACGGCGTCTCAGTCAGCGTGCAGGACACCGAACTCCTGGAAGTCACCGGTCTCCAGCCGCGCCAGATCGCCCGCGCCGCCCTCGAGCACCAGATCATGATCTACGAACTCACCCCGCTCCGGGCCAGCCTCGAAGAGGCGTACATGGAGCTGACCAAGGATGAGGTCGAATACCACTCGCTGATCACCACGGGCGCCCAAGCCCCCGCCCAGTCCGGAGGCCACTAA
- a CDS encoding MFS transporter, whose translation MTSTSTAPQLNAAAAATFLIFGINGLVFASWAARIPAVTELLQITSGQMGTLLLCVAVGSLIALPTAGWVVGRIGTANTVRAAGVLAAAAGVGIALSLNAATIPGTAASLFFFGIGIGLWDVSQNIEGADVEHKLGRTIMPQFHAAFSGGAFVGALIGAGLSRLGVGLPVHLLVIAGIVAAAALLAPRYFLPHVAAPKEADGSATPRGGAAWRDGRTLLIGVVVLGATLTEGAGNDWIAKASVDGLGAEQSTGALLFAVFVLAMTAMRFFGGRAIDAYGRVPVLRGSMAAAAAGLALFVFAGNIWLAAAGAALWGVGAALAFPMGMSAAADDPRQAAARVSVVSTLGYVAFLAGPPLLGYLGDVTGIRLALLAIAVPILVALLLAGAAKPLRAA comes from the coding sequence ATGACAAGCACCTCAACCGCTCCGCAACTCAATGCGGCAGCCGCGGCGACCTTTCTGATCTTCGGGATCAACGGCCTGGTGTTCGCCAGCTGGGCCGCCCGCATCCCGGCCGTCACTGAACTGCTGCAGATCACGTCGGGACAGATGGGCACCTTGCTGCTGTGTGTCGCCGTCGGGTCACTGATCGCGTTGCCCACGGCGGGCTGGGTGGTGGGCCGGATCGGCACCGCCAACACGGTGCGCGCGGCGGGGGTGCTCGCCGCAGCGGCCGGAGTCGGGATCGCTCTGTCCCTGAACGCCGCGACGATTCCCGGCACCGCTGCGTCGCTGTTTTTCTTCGGCATAGGCATCGGGCTTTGGGACGTCTCGCAGAACATCGAGGGCGCAGACGTTGAACACAAACTAGGCCGCACCATCATGCCGCAGTTCCATGCGGCCTTTAGCGGCGGGGCCTTCGTGGGCGCCCTCATTGGGGCGGGCCTGTCCCGGCTCGGCGTGGGCCTTCCAGTCCACCTGCTCGTCATCGCCGGGATTGTGGCCGCCGCCGCACTGCTGGCACCCCGCTACTTCCTTCCGCACGTCGCAGCACCTAAGGAAGCGGACGGCAGCGCCACCCCCCGGGGCGGAGCTGCCTGGCGGGACGGCCGCACCCTGCTGATCGGTGTCGTCGTGCTCGGAGCGACCCTCACCGAGGGTGCCGGCAACGACTGGATCGCCAAGGCCTCCGTGGACGGGCTGGGCGCCGAACAGTCGACGGGCGCTCTGCTCTTCGCGGTCTTCGTCCTGGCGATGACTGCCATGCGCTTCTTCGGGGGACGGGCGATCGATGCCTACGGCCGGGTGCCCGTGCTCCGCGGCAGCATGGCCGCCGCGGCAGCCGGACTCGCACTCTTCGTCTTCGCCGGAAACATCTGGCTTGCGGCCGCCGGCGCGGCCCTCTGGGGCGTGGGCGCGGCCCTGGCCTTCCCGATGGGCATGTCCGCGGCCGCCGACGATCCGCGTCAGGCCGCAGCCCGGGTGTCAGTCGTCTCGACACTGGGTTATGTCGCCTTCCTGGCCGGGCCGCCGCTGCTGGGTTACCTGGGGGACGTGACCGGGATCCGGCTCGCGTTGCTGGCTATCGCCGTACCGATTCTCGTAGCCTTGTTGCTTGCCGGTGCTGCGAAGCCCCTGCGCGCTGCCTAA
- a CDS encoding PhzF family phenazine biosynthesis protein, translated as MTPDASASPRLRPFAQVDVFTDVQYRGNPLAVVVDAAGLSTAEMQRFANWTNLSETTFLLPPTDPRADYRVRIFTASEEFPFAGHPTLGSAHAWLEAGGMPLQDGTIVQECAAGLVRVKRDGGRLAFAAPPLTRSGPVTEQDLARIAAGLRLPRESLLDAAWLVNGPEWIGVLLESAEQVLAVRPDYAAMAGLKIGVIGRHPAGAAADFEVRTFIPGDAAAEDPVTGSFNAGAAQWLIGSGRAPTSYLAAQGTVLGRAGRVHVDAAGDDIWIGGSSVSCIEGFVML; from the coding sequence GTGACCCCTGATGCTTCCGCTTCGCCCCGCCTCCGTCCCTTCGCCCAGGTGGACGTCTTCACGGACGTGCAGTACCGCGGCAACCCGCTGGCCGTCGTCGTCGACGCGGCGGGCCTCTCCACGGCAGAGATGCAGCGGTTCGCCAACTGGACGAACCTCTCGGAGACGACGTTCCTGCTGCCGCCCACCGACCCCCGCGCCGACTACCGGGTCCGGATCTTCACGGCCAGCGAGGAATTTCCCTTTGCCGGGCACCCCACGCTCGGCTCGGCACATGCCTGGCTTGAGGCCGGCGGTATGCCGCTGCAGGACGGCACGATAGTGCAGGAGTGCGCCGCCGGGCTGGTCCGGGTGAAGCGCGACGGCGGCCGGTTGGCTTTCGCGGCTCCCCCGCTGACCCGTTCGGGTCCGGTAACAGAGCAGGATCTGGCCCGCATCGCTGCGGGTCTGCGGCTGCCGCGGGAGTCGTTGCTGGACGCCGCCTGGCTGGTCAACGGACCTGAATGGATCGGTGTATTGCTCGAGTCGGCGGAGCAGGTCCTGGCCGTCCGGCCGGACTACGCGGCCATGGCGGGTTTGAAGATCGGTGTCATTGGGCGCCATCCGGCCGGTGCCGCGGCGGATTTTGAAGTGCGGACGTTCATCCCCGGCGACGCTGCCGCGGAGGACCCCGTCACGGGCAGTTTCAACGCCGGTGCGGCCCAGTGGCTCATCGGGAGCGGGCGGGCGCCCACGTCCTACCTGGCGGCGCAAGGAACGGTGCTGGGGAGGGCCGGCCGGGTCCATGTTGATGCTGCCGGGGACGACATCTGGATCGGGGGAAGCTCGGTGAGCTGCATCGAGGGGTTTGTGATGCTCTGA
- a CDS encoding ABC transporter permease subunit, with product MSSTTLEPTPSRRGAHAGTPHDRTGDGLSTGPGPSFPRVLNAEFIKFRTLLSTLILLASTIAVIVGVGALAAWGIGQALQSAGSDPRRSAALAAQGDIAASAPSAGISFAQLILGSLAVLIISSEFSTGMARSTFTAVPKRIPAFVAKLLVVVVSAFIVTAVSLYLAGLVAVPIFGQYGHTLDVSSAQYVRTLLINSAYVSAVAAIGLALGALLRNSAGGIMALVGIFFVLPIALQIIQGDFVKELRKYIPDNTLAPMTAAEHLPDTLEAWQAALVLGAWVVVPLVLAGVLLKKRDV from the coding sequence ATGAGCTCGACCACTCTCGAACCCACTCCGTCCCGCCGCGGAGCGCACGCCGGCACCCCACACGACCGGACCGGCGACGGCCTCAGCACCGGTCCGGGCCCCAGCTTCCCGCGGGTACTTAATGCAGAGTTCATCAAGTTCCGGACGCTGCTGTCCACCCTCATCCTGCTCGCCTCGACCATCGCCGTCATCGTCGGGGTCGGCGCCCTCGCTGCGTGGGGGATCGGCCAAGCGCTCCAAAGCGCCGGCTCAGATCCGCGCCGGAGCGCTGCGCTGGCCGCCCAGGGCGACATTGCCGCCTCGGCGCCGAGTGCCGGTATCTCCTTTGCCCAGCTCATCCTGGGCTCACTGGCCGTGCTGATCATCAGCTCCGAGTTCAGTACGGGAATGGCGCGGTCCACCTTCACCGCCGTTCCGAAGCGCATCCCGGCCTTCGTGGCCAAGCTGCTCGTCGTTGTCGTCTCCGCCTTCATCGTCACCGCCGTCTCCCTCTACCTTGCCGGCCTGGTGGCGGTGCCCATCTTCGGGCAGTACGGCCACACCCTCGACGTCTCCAGCGCCCAGTACGTCCGGACCCTGCTGATCAACAGCGCCTACGTCTCCGCCGTCGCCGCGATCGGCCTTGCCCTGGGCGCCCTGCTCCGCAACTCCGCCGGCGGGATTATGGCGCTGGTAGGCATCTTCTTCGTGCTGCCGATCGCGTTGCAGATCATCCAGGGGGACTTCGTCAAGGAACTGCGGAAGTACATTCCGGACAACACGCTGGCACCGATGACCGCAGCAGAACATCTTCCGGACACGCTCGAGGCGTGGCAGGCGGCTCTGGTCCTGGGTGCCTGGGTTGTCGTCCCGCTGGTGCTGGCCGGCGTTCTGCTGAAGAAGCGGGACGTGTAG
- a CDS encoding amino acid permease yields the protein MQADQQLSKSLKPRHLSMIAIAGVIGAGLFVGSGAAIQQAGPGILVAYMAAGLVVILVMRMLGEMAAANPETGSFSTYADKALGRWAGFSIGWLYAWFWIIVLGIEATAGAAIMHRWVPGIDQWVWALVLMVLLTLTNLGSVKSYGEFEFWFASIKVAAIVLFLLFGVAAILGLVPGVPAPGLDNLINKGGFMPNGPGAVLAGILVVVFSFFGAEIATIAAGESENPVDAVKKAVKSTVWRILVFYIGSIAIVVTLLPWNAASVAKSPYVAVIELFGIPGAGTIMDVVVLTSVLSCLNSGLYTASRMLFSLSRRGDAPRSWMRISKRGVPAAAVLASTVVGFITVGLNYIAPDTVFLFLVNTSGAIALFVWLVISVSQLILRRRMGTESRDLQLKMWLFPYLTWVAIISIVALLVGMVILDSTRESLLLSLALGAVVVGIGLWRYRKHGNAPVAGTRTGDREADVDAVGADAAAGAGPAS from the coding sequence ATGCAGGCTGACCAGCAACTCTCCAAATCCCTCAAGCCCAGGCATCTATCGATGATCGCCATCGCCGGCGTCATCGGCGCCGGGCTCTTCGTCGGTTCCGGCGCCGCCATCCAGCAGGCAGGCCCCGGCATCCTGGTCGCCTACATGGCGGCCGGGCTCGTGGTCATCCTTGTGATGCGGATGCTGGGGGAAATGGCCGCCGCCAACCCGGAAACCGGGTCTTTCTCCACCTATGCGGACAAGGCCCTTGGCCGCTGGGCCGGATTCAGCATCGGCTGGCTCTACGCGTGGTTCTGGATCATCGTGCTCGGCATCGAGGCAACAGCCGGCGCTGCCATCATGCACCGCTGGGTGCCCGGCATCGACCAGTGGGTCTGGGCGCTGGTGCTGATGGTGCTGCTGACCCTGACCAACCTTGGCTCGGTGAAGTCGTACGGCGAGTTCGAGTTCTGGTTCGCCTCCATCAAGGTCGCAGCGATCGTCCTGTTCCTGCTCTTCGGTGTGGCCGCCATCCTGGGTCTGGTTCCCGGCGTTCCGGCCCCCGGCCTGGACAACCTGATCAACAAGGGCGGCTTCATGCCCAATGGCCCCGGCGCTGTTCTGGCCGGCATCCTGGTGGTCGTTTTCTCCTTCTTCGGCGCGGAAATCGCCACTATCGCCGCCGGGGAGTCGGAAAACCCGGTCGACGCCGTCAAGAAGGCCGTGAAGTCCACGGTCTGGCGCATCCTGGTCTTCTACATCGGCTCAATCGCCATCGTGGTGACCCTGCTGCCGTGGAACGCTGCGTCTGTCGCGAAGAGCCCGTACGTCGCCGTGATCGAGCTCTTCGGCATCCCCGGAGCCGGCACCATCATGGACGTCGTCGTGCTCACCTCCGTGCTGTCCTGCCTGAACTCGGGCCTCTACACCGCCAGCCGCATGCTGTTCTCCCTCTCCCGCCGTGGCGACGCGCCCCGCTCCTGGATGCGGATCTCCAAAAGGGGCGTCCCGGCGGCCGCGGTCCTGGCCTCCACCGTGGTCGGCTTCATCACCGTAGGACTGAACTACATCGCTCCGGACACGGTCTTCCTGTTCCTGGTCAACACCTCGGGCGCCATCGCCTTGTTCGTTTGGCTGGTCATTTCCGTCTCCCAGCTGATCCTGCGCCGCCGGATGGGGACTGAATCCCGGGACCTTCAGCTGAAGATGTGGCTGTTCCCGTACCTGACCTGGGTCGCGATCATCAGCATCGTCGCCCTGCTGGTGGGCATGGTGATCCTTGATTCCACCCGTGAATCGCTGCTGCTGTCGCTTGCCTTGGGCGCTGTCGTGGTCGGTATCGGGCTGTGGCGCTACCGCAAACACGGCAACGCACCGGTTGCCGGAACGCGGACCGGGGACCGCGAGGCTGACGTCGACGCCGTCGGTGCGGATGCTGCGGCCGGAGCTGGCCCGGCGTCGTAG